A single window of Rhizobium indicum DNA harbors:
- a CDS encoding ATP-binding cassette domain-containing protein yields the protein MAVLELSNISKHFGAIQAVNDVSFSLEAGQVVGLMGDNGAGKSTLVKMIAGNFRPSHGTMRLDGADLVLHRPKEARQHGIEIVHQDLALCNNLTAAANVFLGRELRRGVWPLRILDHKAMYKRAGEIFRELKSETRARDLVKQMSGGQRQAVAIGRTMLSEAKIVLMDEPTAAISVRQVAEVLNLIRQLRDRGIVVVLISHRMPDVFSVADRVIVMRRGRKVADKQIAASSPEEVTGLITGAIEQV from the coding sequence GTGGCGGTTCTTGAGCTCAGCAATATTTCCAAACATTTCGGTGCCATCCAGGCAGTCAACGATGTTTCGTTTTCGCTCGAAGCCGGGCAGGTTGTCGGCCTGATGGGCGATAACGGCGCTGGCAAGTCCACCCTGGTGAAGATGATTGCCGGCAACTTCCGGCCGAGCCATGGAACCATGCGCCTCGACGGCGCCGATCTCGTGCTTCATCGGCCGAAGGAAGCGCGCCAGCATGGCATTGAGATCGTTCACCAGGACTTGGCGCTCTGCAACAATCTGACGGCGGCAGCGAACGTGTTCCTCGGACGAGAATTGCGCCGCGGCGTATGGCCTCTTCGCATCCTCGACCACAAGGCCATGTACAAGCGCGCCGGCGAGATATTTCGCGAGCTCAAATCCGAGACGCGGGCGCGCGATCTCGTCAAGCAAATGTCAGGTGGCCAGCGCCAAGCGGTCGCGATCGGCCGCACGATGCTGTCTGAAGCGAAAATCGTATTGATGGACGAGCCGACCGCAGCCATTTCCGTGCGCCAGGTCGCTGAGGTTCTGAATCTTATCCGCCAATTGCGGGACCGGGGCATTGTCGTTGTCCTGATCAGCCACCGCATGCCCGACGTCTTTTCGGTCGCCGACCGTGTGATCGTGATGCGGCGAGGCAGAAAAGTAGCCGACAAGCAGATTGCGGCAAGTTCGCCGGAGGAAGTGACGGGACTGATTACCGGCGCCATCGAACAGGTGTGA
- a CDS encoding NAD-dependent epimerase/dehydratase family protein, with protein sequence MLILVTGATGKVGRRFIAGLLDDPRFSKARIRALCHNRLYEATDRVDVFQGSIADRDVVAKALDDVTHVVHLATCKETPEDIMDVTVKGLFWLLEEFRRSVTARQFILIGGDAGVGHFHYRHDGPITESARHCAYPGSYALSKVLEEVMLEQFGIQYGLNGCCLRAPWIMEKDDFKYSLSFGDDVFGGPDWKTLVPEDAARRYAAMGTVPLLLDADGRALKRNFVHVDDLVSAILAAIDNPRAERQLFNICMDRPVDYAEVAAYLLRTRNFGSVDIPSRFHSNWMDNSKAKYLLDWQPNYDLEMLINSAWQYERSKEEPRIVWYPG encoded by the coding sequence ATGCTGATCCTTGTGACCGGTGCGACGGGCAAGGTCGGGCGGCGCTTCATTGCTGGGCTGCTTGACGATCCGAGATTTTCCAAAGCCCGTATTCGTGCGCTTTGTCATAATCGTTTGTACGAGGCGACCGACCGTGTCGATGTCTTCCAAGGCTCGATCGCCGATCGCGATGTCGTGGCAAAGGCGCTGGATGACGTTACCCATGTCGTGCATCTCGCCACATGCAAGGAAACGCCTGAAGACATCATGGATGTCACGGTCAAAGGTCTCTTTTGGCTGCTCGAGGAGTTCCGTAGGAGCGTCACCGCACGCCAGTTCATCCTGATCGGTGGTGATGCGGGTGTGGGACATTTCCACTATCGCCACGACGGCCCGATCACCGAGAGCGCCCGCCATTGTGCCTATCCGGGAAGCTATGCGCTCTCCAAAGTCCTGGAAGAGGTCATGCTGGAGCAGTTTGGCATTCAGTATGGCCTCAATGGCTGTTGTCTGCGCGCGCCCTGGATCATGGAAAAGGACGATTTCAAGTATTCGCTGTCTTTTGGAGACGACGTCTTTGGCGGTCCGGACTGGAAGACGCTCGTTCCGGAAGACGCGGCGCGGCGTTATGCGGCGATGGGTACGGTGCCTCTGCTGCTCGATGCTGACGGTCGTGCGCTGAAACGCAACTTCGTTCATGTCGACGACCTTGTTTCGGCAATACTGGCAGCGATCGACAACCCGCGGGCGGAGCGGCAGCTCTTCAATATCTGCATGGATCGCCCCGTCGACTATGCTGAAGTCGCCGCCTATCTCTTGCGCACGCGCAATTTCGGCTCTGTCGACATACCGAGCCGCTTCCATTCCAATTGGATGGACAACAGCAAGGCCAAATACCTGCTGGATTGGCAGCCAAACTACGATCTCGAAATGCTTATCAACTCGGCCTGGCAATACGAGCGTTCAAAGGAGGAGCCTCGCATCGTCTGGTATCCGGGTTGA
- a CDS encoding ABC transporter permease — MAITLDQTIGQKQRSWLATIMSGQTFWVLIAVILACIFLSMATDSFATAKNIYNITRNVTFVAIIALGMTLVIITGGIDLSVGSVLCLCSMVLAVVMHAGYSIEVGIAASIGTALLVGAFNGVLIAYLGFPPFVVTLGMLSIARSLAMVASNNTVVFEFGPDHDKLLALGGGAWVFGIANPVLYMVVLALITGFVLRWTKFGRYVFAIGGNEHAATLTGVPVPRIKVIVYMISALSAGVAGIIQTGWLGAVTTNIGAGMELQVIAAAVIGGANLAGGVGTAFGALVGAALIEIIRNSLGLLGINAFWQGCFIGGAIVLAVLFDRLRNLRQGE; from the coding sequence ATGGCGATTACACTTGACCAAACGATCGGACAGAAGCAACGGAGCTGGCTTGCAACGATCATGAGCGGCCAGACATTCTGGGTGCTGATTGCAGTCATTCTAGCCTGCATTTTTCTGTCGATGGCCACGGACTCCTTTGCGACGGCGAAGAACATCTACAACATCACCCGCAACGTCACCTTCGTCGCAATTATCGCGCTGGGCATGACGCTGGTCATCATCACCGGCGGCATCGATTTGTCCGTTGGCTCCGTACTTTGCCTGTGCAGCATGGTGCTGGCGGTCGTTATGCATGCGGGATACAGTATTGAAGTAGGCATCGCCGCCTCGATCGGTACGGCTCTGTTGGTCGGAGCTTTCAACGGCGTCTTGATTGCCTATCTCGGCTTCCCACCTTTCGTCGTCACGCTCGGGATGCTGTCGATTGCGCGCAGCCTTGCGATGGTTGCATCGAACAACACTGTGGTTTTTGAGTTCGGACCTGATCACGACAAACTATTGGCGCTGGGTGGCGGCGCCTGGGTTTTTGGCATCGCCAATCCAGTGCTTTACATGGTCGTGCTGGCACTCATTACCGGTTTCGTGCTGCGCTGGACCAAGTTCGGCCGCTATGTCTTTGCGATCGGCGGCAATGAGCACGCCGCGACATTGACAGGCGTTCCCGTGCCGAGGATCAAGGTCATCGTCTATATGATTTCTGCCCTCTCGGCGGGGGTTGCCGGCATCATTCAAACCGGTTGGCTCGGCGCCGTCACCACAAATATCGGCGCCGGGATGGAACTTCAGGTCATTGCCGCTGCGGTTATCGGCGGCGCCAATCTGGCCGGCGGCGTCGGCACCGCCTTTGGAGCCTTGGTCGGCGCCGCACTCATCGAAATCATCCGCAACAGTCTTGGCCTGCTTGGCATCAACGCGTTCTGGCAGGGCTGCTTTATCGGTGGGGCAATCGTGCTCGCCGTCCTTTTCGACCGACTTCGCAACTTGCGGCAGGGCGAGTAG